The Corylus avellana chromosome ca8, CavTom2PMs-1.0 genome has a segment encoding these proteins:
- the LOC132189659 gene encoding gamma-glutamylcyclotransferase 2-1-like codes for MVFWVFGYGSLVWNPGFEYDEKVIGFIKDYRRVFDVACFDHRGTRERPARTCSLEYKEGTICWGAAYCVRGGPEKERLAMEYLERRECEYDEKTLVNFYKEGGDSFEPAVKGVIVFTSTPDKESNKYYLGPAPLEKMASEIATAFGPCGNNRDYLFLLEKAMSDIGHEDDMVIELANEVRKVLGIAGKGIPKERKLVGQSHIPLMSHIPTLKVHPLPEAIAMDS; via the exons ATGGTATTTTGGGTTTTCGGCTATGGTTCACTTGTGTGGAACCCAGGATTTGAATATGATGAGAAAGTGATAGGATTCATCAAGGACTATAGGCGTGTATTTGATGTTG CTTGCTTTGACCACAGAGGTACACGTGAACGCCCTGCACGAACTTGCTCATTGGAATACAAAGAAGGAACCATATGC TGGGGTGCTGCTTATTGTGTTCGGGGAGGCCCTGAAAAGGAAAGATTGGCAATGGAG TATTTGGAGCGGAGGGAGTGCGAATATGATGAAAAGACTCTTGTAAACTTCTACAAG GAAGGGGGGGATTCCTTTGAGCCTGCTGTAAAAGGAGTTATAGT gttCACATCCACTCCAGACAAAGAATCAAACAAGTACTACCTGGGGCCTGCTCCATTGGAGAAAATGGCCAG CGAAATTGCAACTGCTTTTGGACCCTGCGGGAACAATAGAGACTACCTTTTCCTGTTAGAGAAGGCCATGTCTGATATTG GCCATGAAGATGACATGGTGATAGAACTTGCCAATGAGGTGCGGAAGGTACTTGGAATCGCAGGGAAAGGAATTCCAAAGGAGAGGAAGTTGGTCGGGCAATCCCACATCCCACTCATGTCCCATATTCCCACTCTTAAGGTCCACCCACTTCCAGAAGCCATTGCCATGGACTCCTAG
- the LOC132190850 gene encoding protein ALP1-like: MTIDIINPIDREFRDVSSKIRDDERYWPYFKNCIGAIDEAHVPVKIYPSKQIPYIGRKWTHTQNVMAVCDFRMCFTFVWAGWEGIAHDTRTFLEAIRKEELRFPHPPRGKYYLVDAGYPHMKGYIGPYKGERYHLPDFRRGSQPRGMHEIFNHAHSSLRCTIEITFGVCKNEWKLLHCLSNFPYDKQVKIVVASMALHNFIRKHAIKDAEFQLYDDDEDLLPTDIIGDDEAHD; encoded by the exons ATGACGATTgacattattaatcctattgataGGGAGTTTAGGGATGTTTCAAGCAAAATTCGTGATGATGAGCGGTATTGGCCATACTTCAAAAATTGTATTGGAGCCATTGATGAAGCCCATGTGCCAGTTAAAATTTATCCATCAAAAcaaataccatatattggtCGAAAATGGACTCATACTCAGAATGTTATGGCTGTTTGTGATTTTCGTATGTGTTTCACCTTTGTTTGGGCTGGATGGGAAGGTATTGCACATGATACACGTACTTTTTTGGAAGCTATTCGAAAGGAAGAATTACGATTTCCACACCCACCTAGAg GAAAATATTACTTGGTAGATGCAGGATATCCTCACATGAAGGGATACATAGGGCCATACAAAGGGGAGCGGTATCATCTACCAGACTTTCGTCGCGGAAGCCAACCGAGgggtatgcatgaaatttttaatcatgcacattcatCACTTAGATGCACTATTGAAATAACATTTGGAGTTTGTAAAAATGAGTGGAAGTTATTGCATTGCCTGTCGaattttccttatgataaacaagtgaaaatcgtGGTGGCATCTATGGCTCTTCATAACTTCATTAGAAAGCACGCAATAAAGGATGCTGAGTTCCAactatatgatgatgatgaagatttaCTACCTACTGACATTATAGGCGATGACGAAGCACATGATTAG